In the genome of Sardina pilchardus chromosome 14, fSarPil1.1, whole genome shotgun sequence, one region contains:
- the htr1ab gene encoding 5-hydroxytryptamine (serotonin) receptor 1A b translates to MDDRNNTSMLFPYNGTDGGDENSTSVELTLSYQITTSFLLGALILCAIFGNACVVAAIALERSLQNVANYLIGSLAVTDLMVSVLVLPMAALYQVLDKWKLGQVTCDIFVSLDVLCCTSSILHLCAIALDRYWAITDPIDYMKKRTLRRAAVLISVTWLIGFCISIPPMLIMKSQTEAEEQVCVINEDPWYTIYSTSCAFYIPLILMLVLYGRIFKAARFRIRRTVRKTEKKKVKCLTVSPALFHKKPKAELSKNWKSTVEPKPTSCVNGAVKHAEDGESLEIIEVHSSSKNNLPLPNTPQSVPLFENRHEKNTEAKRKIALARERKTVKTLGIIMGTFIFCWLPFFIKALVVPFCPGCNFPVWLRDVINWLGYSNSLLNPIIYAYFNKDFQSAFRKIIKCHYCRP, encoded by the coding sequence ATGGATGACAGAAACAATACATCTATGCTGTTTCCGTACAACGGCACGGATGGAGGCGACGAGAACTCAACTAGTGTCGAACTGACACTGAGCTACCAGATCACCACATCATTCCTCCTTGGCGCGCTCATCCTTTGCGCCATCTTTGGGAACGCGTGTGTGGTGGCGGCTATTGCGCTTGAAAGATCTCTCCAAAACGTCGCGAACTATCTCATCGGCTCCTTGGCCGTCACAGATCTGATGGTGTCTGTACTGGTTCTTCCTATGGCGGCACTTTATCAAGTGCTAGACAAGTGGAAGCTGGGGCAGGTAACTTGCGACATTTTTGTTTCTTTAGATGTTCTATGTTGCACCTCATCAATATTGCACCTGTGCGCAATAGCTCTGGATAGATATTGGGCAATAACAGACCCTATAGACTATATGAAGAAAAGGACACTAAGGCGCGCTGCGGTTTTAATCAGTGTTACATGGCTGATAGGATTCTGCATATCAATCCCACCCATGCTTATCATGAAGTCTCAGACAGAAGCCGAGGAGCAGGTGTGCGTGATCAATGAAGATCCCTGGTATACCATCTACTCCACTTCTTGCGCGTTCTATATCCCGcttattttaatgctggtcttGTACGGAAGGATATTCAAAGCAGCCAGGTTTCGTATTCGAAGAACGGTCCGGAAAACTGAGAAGAAGAAAGTGAAATGTTTGACTGTGTCACCGGCACTTTTTCACAAGAAGCCCAAGGCAGAGCTGAGCAAAAATTGGAAGAGCACTGTGGAGCCAAAACCGACCTCGTGCGTAAATGGCGCAGTGAAGCACGCCGAAGATGGCGAGTCTTTGGAGATCATTGAGGTGCACAGTAGTTCCAAAAACAACCTTCCTCTCCCCAACACACCCCAGTCCGTCCCGCTGTTTGAGAACAGGCACGAAAAGAACACCGAGGCAAAGAGGAAAATAGCACTGGCTCGGGAGCGCAAAACTGTGAAGACGCTCGGTATTATCATGGGTACGTTCATTTTTTGTTGGTTGCCCTTTTTCATTAAAGCGCTGGTGGTACCCTTCTGCCCAGGATGTAATTTCCCCGTCTGGCTCCGCGACGTGATCAACTGGCTCGGGTATTCAAACTCTCTGCTAAACCCTATCATATACGCTTATTTCAACAAAGACTTTCAAAGTGCTTTTaggaaaataataaaatgtcaTTATTGCAGACCATGA